The DNA region AAGTTCACCTATCCGACCGCCTACATCCTTGCCAAAGAGGAGATCGAGAAAGGCCCGACTCTGCCAAGCGGTGCCAAGACGATCGGCTCCGAGAACGCGGCGACTGTCGGCTGTGGGCCCTTCAAGCTGACCAACTACACGCCCCAGAAGTCCGTGACCCTGGAGGCCAACAAGGACTGGGTGCTCGGGGCGCCCAAGCTCACGAAAGTGGAGCGCCCGATCATCCTCGACACCAAGACCGCCCGCCTCCAGTACGACTCGGGGCTCGTGGACATTATCGCGCTGGAGAAGGGCGACTACGAGAAGGACAAGTCCGACCCCAAGTACGCCGGTCAGGTGCAGACCTTCAACCGCGCCTCGACCTACTATGTCGGGCTGAATCAGAAGGCCTACGCCCCGTTCAAGAACGCCAAGGTCCGGCAGGCCTTTGCCCACGCTACCAATAAGGAAGAGATCAAGAAGGGCGTCCTCCTCGATGTCAATACCGCCGCCGAGTGTGTCGTCCCTGAGGGCATGCCCGGCTACGATCCCGCGTTCAAGGGGTACCCCTACGACGAGGCCAAGGCCAAGGCGTTGCTTGCGGAGGCAGGCTTCCCCGATGGCAAGGGCCTTCCGCCGCTCACCCTCTGCTTCCGCCAGCAGCAGCCGGATATCGTCAAGACCGCCCAGGTTCTCAAGGAGCAGTGGAGCAAGGTCGGGATTCCGGTGGAGCTGCGCGAGATGGAGTACGCCTCGCTCATCAACGCCATGGACCGCGATGAGGTTGTCTACTTCCACCGCTGGGGCGCGGACTACCCCGACCCGCAGAACTACCTCTCACTGCTCCTGACCACCACGGGCGCGGAGAACCATGTCGGCTACTCCAACCCGGAGTACGACAAGCTCTGCGCCGCCGCCGATGTGGAGACCGATCCCAAGAAGCGCCTGGAGATGTACGCCAAGGCCCAGCGCATGGTCGTGGACGATGCCCCGTGGATTCCGGTCTACTACCAGCGCGACATGGAGCTGATCAAACCCCACGTCACCGGCATCAAAGACGGCCTCCTCGGCCACCTTCCGCTCGTCACGGTTGAGGTCAAATAGTCGTGGCGGAACCGTTTCTGCGCGAGATTACTCCCGGAAACCTACTCTCCTTCGGCCCAAACCCGGAGCCTATCAAGCTCAATCAGCTCAATATCCTGATTGGAGCCAACGGCTCCGGTAAGTCCAACCTCATTGAAGTCATCCACGTCCTCCGCTCCACTCCAATAAATTTAAGGAAAGCTTTCAGCCCTGGATTTGCAGATTGGATTTGGAAGGGGAATCCGACTGAATCGCCAGAACTAAGTGCCATTATTCGTTACGATGCTGCCGATAAAAAGTTTGATCTTGTACACTCGTTACGATTTGACTCAGAAAGGCCGTTTGTTGAGATAGAGAACGAAGTTATAGGGATACCTTATAGAAACGACGACGAGAGCACATTTTATACACGAGATGGAAATATTGCGATTCTGAGAAGTGCTTCTGGTGATGATGAATTGGTAAATGAACCTTTGCTAAAAGATTCATCAATTTTATATCAAAGACAAGACCCGAAAAGGCTTCCTGAACTGTATTTTTTGACTCAGAAATATAAATTTATTCGGATTTATCGTGAATGGCAATTTGGAAGAAATAGTGAGTTGCGGGAATCTCATAAAACGGATTTACGGCATGAGGTTTTAGAGGAAGATTTCTCGAATTTGGCGATGTATCTGAATTACCTCCGAAGCTTTCCACCGGTTCGGCGGAAGCTGATTGAGAAACTTCAGAATGTCTTTGCGGGGATTACGGATTTTGATGTTTCCGTTGTCGGTGGGACGGCGCAGCTTTATCTGATCGAGGGGGACTATCGTATCCCGGCGACGCGGCTTTCGGATGGGACGCTTCGGTATCTGTGTCTGCTGGCGATTCTGTGTAACCCGGAGCCACAGCCGCTGATTTGCTTGGAGGAGCCGGAACTGGGGTTGCACCCGGACTTGCTCTCTGGCTTGGTTGATCTCATTAAGGAATGTTCCGAGAGAACCCAGATGATTGTCACGACACACTCAGAGTTTATTGTGGATGGCTTTTCAGAGAATCCAGAATGCGTTGTTGTCGTTGATAAAGAAGATGGGATCACCAAAATGAAACGCCTAAGCCATGACTCTCTCAAAGTTTGGCTGGAA from Armatimonas rosea includes:
- a CDS encoding peptide ABC transporter substrate-binding protein, whose protein sequence is MTPSNPPQSSTLTRRGFCALSLSLLSLALTGCPSSNSSGGGAGGGGSVPGVLRYPIATEPSTLDPHRAQDGPTIDLLQNAHMGLVGWNDKTEVTPLAAKELPKISADGKVYTFVLRDGLKFHNGRAVTADDVKYSLTRALDPKLASPVAGSYLDDIQGAKELAAGKATELTGVKVIDKSTVEITLVGSRPYFLGKFTYPTAYILAKEEIEKGPTLPSGAKTIGSENAATVGCGPFKLTNYTPQKSVTLEANKDWVLGAPKLTKVERPIILDTKTARLQYDSGLVDIIALEKGDYEKDKSDPKYAGQVQTFNRASTYYVGLNQKAYAPFKNAKVRQAFAHATNKEEIKKGVLLDVNTAAECVVPEGMPGYDPAFKGYPYDEAKAKALLAEAGFPDGKGLPPLTLCFRQQQPDIVKTAQVLKEQWSKVGIPVELREMEYASLINAMDRDEVVYFHRWGADYPDPQNYLSLLLTTTGAENHVGYSNPEYDKLCAAADVETDPKKRLEMYAKAQRMVVDDAPWIPVYYQRDMELIKPHVTGIKDGLLGHLPLVTVEVK
- a CDS encoding AAA family ATPase, with amino-acid sequence MAEPFLREITPGNLLSFGPNPEPIKLNQLNILIGANGSGKSNLIEVIHVLRSTPINLRKAFSPGFADWIWKGNPTESPELSAIIRYDAADKKFDLVHSLRFDSERPFVEIENEVIGIPYRNDDESTFYTRDGNIAILRSASGDDELVNEPLLKDSSILYQRQDPKRLPELYFLTQKYKFIRIYREWQFGRNSELRESHKTDLRHEVLEEDFSNLAMYLNYLRSFPPVRRKLIEKLQNVFAGITDFDVSVVGGTAQLYLIEGDYRIPATRLSDGTLRYLCLLAILCNPEPQPLICLEEPELGLHPDLLSGLVDLIKECSERTQMIVTTHSEFIVDGFSENPECVVVVDKEDGITKMKRLSHDSLKVWLEEYSLGQLWNRGQIGGTRW